One window of Legionella pneumophila subsp. pneumophila str. Philadelphia 1 genomic DNA carries:
- a CDS encoding DUF3413 domain-containing protein, which translates to MNIKTYLRKNNLTLRFVGWFFLINSFIFWLVGLGYLKSILLNASLFKNYIADYSSLSGKILILVFSVLNYFTYMMFLAFVPAIPIIIMAFFLPYKRIIWIISVVAAATSLIFLFVDSQVFSMFKFHLNKTILSFIFNSDWSVIFTFSRYELILSFFMIVFILFLESIVAWLVWKKIVLKERLKIGKTISLFWLGGALISYFILLLSIAQNNNLFAQQIPNLPLYNQLIAYTIPDKNADDILRRYSEHHFTQPLFPNYPLHYPLHPMQCKMPEKPYNIILIMVDSLRYDSLRAKYMPNTAQFAKRSWQFSQHMSAGNATQPGLFSLFYSIPSNYSTAVLEQKKSPVLIDLLLQHGFQTKIIWSGSMAPLPLDQTIYKKIANLNTNGAPIDDTGDKDRYSTKEAIQFLTDPKTNNPFFLHIFYNAPHDYCRYQSFPQLYKPAIEECVRIGMTNHVDPVPYYNRYLNAVTFIDQEISKVLGVIEKKGYLKNSIIIITSDHGQEFNDNRQNYWGHTSNFTPIQLHVPLIIHWPGELARRFNYLTSSYDIVPTILQRLFACKNPVSDYSIGYNLLIEGNRASFLLVGSYINMGIFEADRATALETSGRITITGMKAEPLDDAVPRVDVITQALDLMRKYYGK; encoded by the coding sequence ATGAATATAAAAACATATCTAAGAAAAAATAATTTAACCTTACGATTTGTTGGATGGTTCTTTTTAATAAACTCATTCATATTTTGGCTTGTTGGCTTGGGGTATTTAAAGTCCATTTTATTAAATGCCTCCCTGTTTAAAAATTATATCGCTGATTATTCAAGCCTATCAGGAAAAATTCTCATTCTGGTTTTCTCAGTTTTAAATTATTTTACTTATATGATGTTTTTAGCTTTTGTCCCTGCAATACCAATCATAATAATGGCATTTTTTTTACCTTATAAACGAATAATTTGGATTATCAGTGTTGTTGCGGCTGCCACAAGTCTTATTTTTTTATTTGTTGATAGTCAAGTTTTTTCAATGTTTAAGTTTCATCTTAATAAAACAATATTATCGTTTATTTTTAATTCAGATTGGAGTGTCATTTTCACTTTTTCCAGATATGAACTGATTTTGTCTTTTTTTATGATTGTCTTTATACTCTTTCTGGAGTCTATTGTTGCCTGGTTGGTATGGAAAAAAATAGTTTTAAAAGAACGTTTGAAAATTGGTAAAACTATTTCATTATTTTGGCTTGGTGGGGCATTAATAAGTTATTTTATATTGCTCTTATCGATAGCTCAAAATAATAATTTATTTGCTCAGCAAATACCTAATTTGCCCCTTTATAATCAACTCATTGCTTATACTATCCCTGATAAAAACGCGGATGATATATTACGCCGCTACAGTGAGCACCATTTTACACAGCCTCTTTTCCCCAATTATCCATTGCATTATCCCTTACATCCCATGCAATGTAAGATGCCTGAAAAACCTTATAACATTATCCTTATAATGGTAGATTCACTTCGCTATGATTCCCTAAGGGCAAAATATATGCCGAATACGGCACAATTTGCAAAAAGAAGTTGGCAATTTTCTCAGCATATGAGTGCTGGAAATGCCACACAACCAGGATTGTTTTCTTTATTTTATTCGATTCCCAGTAATTACTCGACGGCAGTCCTGGAGCAAAAAAAATCACCAGTTTTAATTGATTTATTATTACAACATGGTTTTCAGACAAAAATTATTTGGTCTGGCTCTATGGCTCCACTGCCATTAGATCAGACTATTTATAAAAAAATTGCCAATCTCAATACCAATGGAGCGCCAATAGACGATACCGGAGACAAGGACAGATATTCCACCAAGGAAGCTATCCAATTTTTAACAGATCCTAAAACAAATAACCCATTCTTTCTTCACATTTTTTACAATGCGCCACATGACTATTGTAGATATCAAAGTTTTCCGCAGTTATACAAACCCGCAATAGAAGAATGTGTACGAATTGGAATGACAAATCATGTTGATCCAGTACCTTACTACAATCGTTATTTGAATGCAGTCACATTTATTGACCAGGAAATTTCGAAAGTATTAGGGGTTATCGAAAAAAAAGGTTATTTAAAAAACAGCATCATTATAATTACCTCTGATCATGGCCAAGAATTTAATGATAATCGTCAAAATTATTGGGGACATACCAGTAATTTTACCCCTATTCAACTACACGTTCCCTTGATTATTCATTGGCCAGGGGAGTTAGCTCGTCGTTTTAATTATCTCACCAGCAGCTATGATATTGTACCTACAATATTACAGCGTTTATTTGCTTGCAAAAATCCTGTTTCTGACTACAGCATCGGGTATAACTTGCTAATTGAGGGCAATCGAGCCTCATTTCTATTGGTAGGAAGTTATATTAATATGGGAATTTTTGAAGCAGATCGAGCCACAGCATTAGAAACCTCCGGAAGAATTACAATTACTGGTATGAAGGCAGAGCCTCTTGACGATGCGGTACCCAGAGTGGATGTTATTACCCAGGCATTGGATTTGATGCGCAAGTATTATGGGAAATAA
- a CDS encoding DUF6482 family protein codes for MANQTRENLINKAKNGSESIALIYSPIELHEYIVEIISKDSDHFIHKGKEICHFNSIDEAVSRATELGAKEFFLCADNTYDECGSANSVQHFDYIPIYSKFKRT; via the coding sequence ATGGCAAACCAAACACGTGAAAATTTAATTAATAAGGCAAAGAACGGGTCCGAATCTATCGCTTTAATTTATTCTCCAATAGAACTTCATGAATATATTGTTGAAATTATTTCTAAAGATTCAGATCACTTTATCCATAAAGGAAAGGAAATATGTCATTTTAATTCGATTGATGAAGCGGTGTCTCGTGCTACCGAATTAGGGGCAAAAGAGTTTTTTCTTTGTGCAGATAATACATATGATGAATGTGGTTCTGCAAATTCTGTGCAACACTTTGATTATATACCTATTTATTCTAAATTTAAGCGCACTTGA
- the legC1 gene encoding Dot/Icm T4SS effector LegC1, translating into MILEFFEVVLIMKSIEYFRNELNELFKSKKNGYKFKQEEKSPEQNTESDEYVLSFDTLPEEGIDRDNNTFYYTTSVDEICYEIKTSSGCLRTGSFHSNNHNNLEERIFLNAAEKGFVENLEVLKNLATIERLIKELEKKGTEHEIKKYSSELNDEISLYNDNLRKISNIFPDIDKKILKKLEINNSILPLPCPFDTRAVQVASHVPNQEGTYRRSQSSNEYHHTNKRGNVITYKNFNELKNNDPNLGEIFLGTDNNSLYVKCKFKKSEPAKLLPISLYSETKNNIINKLNSNRKLTNNELLAIISAIQSKDTLILKNQLNKFGCNVEGVIAGNGEAYNIGGNATRVDKIIEYQSNGISYKRGNQLTLKLKDRVLEHKTNVVETLVRHLKDENFKCLKVDSNQLKAKYPCLIVTFKYDEYRSKPENIPEGYSEFVTHMMIAQINLKLKEKNLSPLIDRRQSFGFLTPTLTDVHTGVRLSLGLTPNKQWIECVEEGIKQTDKSLAKFTLKDKDDLLNLFRAGEFCGDGHKYLYDLYKTGEKTQEEVNKFLQESKVKSECKDIYFSTKDITRIDKDKLKKGVLKRFYYFDSKNGAITLYDNQHQHGSSLKVNADVIHYFLLKNFSSKDLIKLTEVQECWLKEAIDDAQRNNPFQYIDRKYLSLYRKITRLYAQILGVEQNRGEEKDLAKLTRDLINLQNGVVTSLLKTMPLITDDTSDDEHANKYAQKNFYSPAGMSALFAPLYAAAKVFSYNNEMPISYGSDPYAYFELLLSWNKTLDESQFVRSEVVKEKLENRAFKMLLENFANESNKTGLVKMGRSEVTICFKNIYTEIYSNQIERKKLDVDSIINSNLTAIKNALEINTENDRGAIQFNEEKLRLILKQGINIIQQSFPKYMEHVNSLENNPTVYFADNNPCVNKDHLEVRTAIEVLKDLCTKDLCPKVFVLDTTSATEAQIEDFLNVFNQQDKIPILVTAASMVKHSEFGLDLWQGGINKAYLSEKSEKNENSQNEFARFITELKNVTKGTEPGFTRFARRHVREAMNNINEAIKDSQDNSEPQDATCKDDVQNIPTNPISEESNRKEEGQIINRELDEYVPLLTKKGFFAVQIEKVPEKNVNQNNKQKSLEEGEPPCCTII; encoded by the coding sequence TTGATATTGGAATTTTTTGAGGTTGTTTTGATTATGAAATCTATTGAATATTTTAGAAATGAATTAAATGAATTATTTAAGAGCAAAAAAAATGGTTATAAATTTAAACAAGAAGAAAAATCTCCGGAACAAAATACAGAGTCTGATGAGTATGTATTGTCTTTTGACACGCTTCCTGAGGAAGGGATAGATAGAGATAATAACACTTTTTATTATACGACCTCTGTAGATGAAATATGTTATGAAATTAAAACATCCTCAGGATGTTTACGTACGGGAAGCTTTCACTCCAATAATCACAATAATCTTGAGGAGCGGATTTTTCTTAATGCAGCTGAAAAAGGGTTTGTCGAAAATTTAGAAGTCTTAAAAAATCTAGCAACGATAGAAAGACTCATAAAAGAATTAGAAAAAAAAGGGACCGAACATGAAATTAAGAAATATAGCTCTGAGTTAAATGATGAAATTAGTTTATATAATGATAACTTACGAAAAATAAGCAACATATTCCCTGATATTGATAAGAAAATTCTAAAAAAATTAGAAATAAACAATAGCATTCTGCCTTTGCCTTGTCCATTTGATACACGAGCAGTACAAGTTGCTAGTCATGTTCCAAATCAAGAAGGCACTTATCGTCGTTCTCAGAGCTCTAACGAGTATCATCATACTAATAAGAGAGGTAATGTAATAACTTATAAAAATTTTAATGAGTTGAAAAATAATGACCCCAATTTAGGGGAGATTTTTTTAGGAACTGATAATAATTCATTATATGTGAAGTGTAAATTTAAAAAGTCAGAACCTGCTAAATTATTACCTATCAGTTTATATTCAGAGACAAAGAATAATATTATTAACAAATTGAATAGTAACAGAAAATTAACTAACAACGAATTATTAGCAATTATTTCTGCCATTCAAAGTAAAGATACTTTAATTTTAAAAAATCAATTAAACAAATTTGGCTGTAATGTGGAAGGTGTAATTGCAGGGAATGGAGAAGCTTATAACATAGGGGGAAATGCTACACGAGTAGATAAGATTATTGAATATCAAAGTAACGGTATTTCTTATAAAAGAGGAAATCAATTAACCCTTAAATTAAAAGATAGGGTATTGGAACATAAAACAAATGTGGTAGAAACCCTGGTTCGGCATTTAAAAGACGAAAATTTTAAGTGTCTAAAGGTTGATAGCAACCAACTTAAAGCCAAATATCCTTGTTTAATTGTTACCTTTAAATATGATGAGTATAGGAGTAAACCCGAAAATATCCCTGAAGGATACTCTGAGTTTGTTACCCATATGATGATTGCTCAGATTAATTTAAAATTAAAAGAAAAAAATCTGTCCCCATTGATAGATAGGCGACAAAGTTTTGGGTTTCTCACCCCGACATTAACCGATGTTCATACGGGTGTTAGATTATCACTTGGCCTTACACCAAATAAACAGTGGATAGAATGTGTTGAAGAAGGAATAAAACAGACAGATAAGTCCTTAGCAAAATTTACGTTGAAAGACAAAGATGATTTACTCAATCTATTTAGAGCTGGAGAGTTTTGTGGGGATGGGCATAAATACCTTTATGACTTATATAAAACAGGAGAAAAAACACAAGAAGAAGTAAACAAGTTTCTACAAGAATCAAAAGTGAAATCAGAATGTAAGGACATTTATTTTTCAACAAAAGACATAACGCGTATTGATAAAGATAAATTAAAAAAAGGCGTATTGAAAAGATTTTATTACTTTGATAGTAAAAATGGAGCAATTACTCTTTATGATAACCAGCACCAACATGGATCTTCTTTAAAAGTTAATGCAGATGTTATTCATTATTTTCTTTTAAAAAATTTTTCCTCTAAAGATTTGATAAAATTGACTGAAGTACAGGAGTGTTGGTTAAAGGAAGCAATTGATGATGCACAGAGGAATAATCCGTTTCAATATATTGACCGAAAATATCTATCTTTATATAGAAAGATCACTCGTCTTTACGCGCAAATACTTGGTGTTGAACAGAATCGTGGAGAAGAAAAGGATCTAGCTAAGTTAACGAGGGACTTGATTAATCTTCAAAATGGGGTTGTCACTTCATTATTGAAAACTATGCCCTTGATTACGGATGATACCAGTGATGATGAGCATGCCAATAAATATGCACAAAAAAATTTTTACTCACCAGCAGGTATGAGCGCTCTATTTGCGCCGCTTTATGCAGCAGCAAAAGTGTTTAGTTATAATAATGAGATGCCAATTTCTTATGGCAGTGACCCTTATGCATACTTTGAGTTATTATTATCTTGGAATAAAACCTTAGACGAGTCACAATTTGTGCGTTCTGAAGTTGTTAAAGAAAAACTTGAAAATCGCGCTTTTAAGATGCTATTAGAGAATTTTGCAAATGAGTCAAATAAAACTGGCTTGGTCAAAATGGGAAGATCTGAAGTAACGATCTGTTTTAAAAATATTTATACTGAAATTTATAGCAATCAAATTGAAAGAAAAAAACTTGATGTAGATTCAATTATTAATTCAAATTTAACAGCAATTAAAAATGCTTTGGAAATAAATACTGAAAACGATAGGGGGGCAATCCAATTTAATGAGGAAAAGCTTAGGTTAATATTAAAACAAGGAATAAATATTATCCAACAATCTTTTCCAAAGTATATGGAGCATGTAAATAGCCTGGAAAACAATCCTACAGTGTATTTTGCTGATAACAATCCTTGTGTTAACAAAGATCATCTGGAGGTAAGAACTGCCATAGAAGTTTTAAAAGATCTTTGCACTAAAGATCTTTGCCCAAAAGTGTTCGTCCTGGACACAACTTCTGCAACTGAAGCCCAAATAGAAGATTTTTTAAATGTGTTTAATCAACAAGATAAAATTCCAATTCTTGTGACTGCTGCAAGTATGGTTAAACACAGTGAATTTGGATTAGATTTATGGCAGGGAGGAATCAACAAAGCCTATTTGTCAGAAAAATCGGAGAAAAATGAAAATTCGCAAAATGAGTTTGCACGCTTTATAACGGAACTCAAAAATGTTACCAAAGGAACCGAACCAGGCTTTACACGATTCGCAAGACGACATGTTCGAGAAGCAATGAATAATATAAATGAGGCGATAAAAGATTCACAAGATAATAGTGAACCTCAAGATGCAACATGTAAAGATGATGTGCAAAACATACCAACTAACCCTATTTCTGAAGAAAGCAATAGGAAAGAAGAAGGACAGATAATTAATAGAGAGCTTGATGAATATGTGCCCCTACTTACAAAGAAAGGATTCTTTGCGGTACAAATTGAAAAGGTGCCAGAAAAAAATGTTAATCAAAATAATAAACAAAAATCTCTTGAGGAAGGAGAGCCGCCTTGCTGCACAATAATTTAA
- a CDS encoding GIY-YIG nuclease family protein has protein sequence MRSFYVYIMASKRNGTLYVGSTVDLIKRVWQHKQKVVPAFTATYNVHILVYYEIHQSYIEAARREKRFKNWPRQWKINTIEQLNSEWRDLYEDICR, from the coding sequence ATGAGGTCATTTTACGTCTATATCATGGCGAGCAAGCGTAATGGGACATTATACGTCGGTTCAACGGTTGATTTGATTAAACGCGTTTGGCAGCACAAGCAGAAAGTGGTTCCGGCGTTTACTGCTACTTACAATGTGCATATTCTAGTTTATTACGAAATCCATCAGAGCTACATCGAGGCTGCACGGCGTGAAAAACGTTTCAAAAACTGGCCTCGACAATGGAAAATAAACACCATTGAACAGTTAAATTCAGAATGGCGTGATCTATACGAAGATATTTGCCGCTAA
- a CDS encoding IS5 family transposase translates to MPRLMLSDELWSKLKGIMLQHKIYDKPNLRMIVEGMLYHMRVGCPWRDLPAAFGCWNSIYQQFNRWSFKDKLMQIFKALVHAPDLEWEFIDGSIVRAHQHSTGACSTESEAIGKSRGGNTTKIHMAVDAFGLPIEFQLTGGKVHDAKAAPELIEQLPKSDYVIADKGYDSEDIREQIREKGSIPNIPRKSNSKTGNKDIDWYLYKYRHLVENMFACLKHFRAIATRYDKLKRNYASMIAIACSCMWLPM, encoded by the coding sequence ATGCCAAGACTGATGCTTAGTGATGAGCTATGGTCAAAGCTGAAGGGAATCATGCTACAGCACAAGATTTATGACAAGCCAAATCTGCGAATGATCGTTGAGGGAATGTTATATCACATGCGTGTTGGTTGCCCTTGGCGAGACCTACCAGCAGCATTTGGATGCTGGAATTCAATTTATCAACAATTTAATCGTTGGTCATTCAAAGATAAATTAATGCAAATTTTTAAAGCACTTGTGCACGCTCCCGATCTTGAATGGGAATTCATCGACGGGAGTATTGTTCGTGCTCACCAACACAGCACAGGCGCGTGTAGTACAGAAAGCGAAGCCATTGGTAAGTCCAGAGGAGGTAACACAACAAAAATTCATATGGCTGTTGATGCCTTTGGGTTACCTATTGAATTTCAACTAACCGGGGGCAAGGTACATGATGCAAAAGCCGCGCCAGAGCTAATTGAACAATTGCCCAAATCTGATTATGTTATTGCTGACAAAGGATATGATAGTGAAGACATTCGGGAACAAATCAGGGAAAAGGGTTCTATACCAAACATCCCACGGAAAAGTAACTCCAAAACCGGTAATAAGGATATTGATTGGTATTTGTACAAATATCGGCATCTGGTGGAAAACATGTTTGCATGTCTTAAACATTTTCGCGCCATTGCCACGCGATATGACAAATTGAAACGAAATTATGCCTCCATGATTGCAATCGCTTGCTCTTGTATGTGGCTGCCTATGTAA
- the ravT gene encoding Dot/Icm T4SS effector RavT has protein sequence MHECVIQIAILGYKRMYSKLLRGAATAVAGYVSYVLLNETKREHEIKSKEEIKDCEDLVKNSSEFKEIGRPIHGTLSSSYVQHIETGNIYVKKGAHSRRDLVKELMVSNALHKIREDQPECLIMQTPIKNGFQYHTLSRKFDHTQDVEEFVRNGRIDELRKKEVIGLGDTLITDHIFGKQSDTKLANMVVRDKQDKLIFTSIDHERAVNPTSFSFFHPTPPIYTKNKSTLIRSINDLGEQSEDNHAGLAGDPRAKEFGEVVENVINNLDIDNYYQKVATTNLSSVISQCEKLAKASKGRLVQSEDCAGYESFFKEMQRNAKNQLESSKPQDDTPVLRKSY, from the coding sequence ATGCACGAATGCGTGATACAGATTGCAATTTTAGGATATAAACGAATGTATAGTAAATTATTACGAGGCGCCGCTACCGCTGTGGCTGGATACGTATCTTACGTGTTGCTGAATGAAACAAAAAGAGAACACGAAATAAAATCTAAAGAAGAAATTAAAGACTGCGAGGATCTTGTTAAAAATTCATCCGAATTTAAAGAAATAGGTAGGCCAATTCATGGAACTCTCTCATCATCTTATGTCCAGCATATAGAGACTGGGAATATCTATGTTAAAAAAGGAGCTCATTCTCGTAGGGATTTAGTAAAAGAACTAATGGTATCAAATGCCCTTCATAAAATTCGAGAAGATCAACCTGAGTGTTTAATTATGCAAACACCAATAAAAAATGGCTTCCAATACCACACCTTGTCTCGAAAATTTGATCATACTCAAGATGTTGAGGAATTTGTTCGTAATGGACGAATAGACGAGTTAAGGAAAAAAGAAGTCATTGGATTAGGAGATACACTGATAACTGATCATATTTTTGGTAAACAATCTGATACAAAACTTGCTAATATGGTGGTCAGAGATAAGCAAGATAAACTAATTTTTACTTCAATTGATCACGAAAGGGCAGTTAACCCAACAAGCTTTAGTTTCTTTCATCCTACCCCTCCTATTTATACAAAGAATAAATCTACACTTATCCGATCCATAAATGATTTAGGCGAACAAAGCGAGGATAATCATGCGGGTTTAGCAGGTGATCCCAGAGCAAAGGAGTTTGGTGAAGTAGTAGAAAACGTTATAAATAACTTGGATATTGATAATTATTATCAAAAGGTAGCTACAACGAATTTGTCTAGTGTAATAAGCCAATGCGAGAAGTTAGCTAAAGCCAGTAAAGGCAGGTTAGTGCAGTCAGAAGATTGCGCTGGTTATGAATCTTTCTTCAAAGAAATGCAAAGAAATGCAAAAAATCAATTAGAATCATCTAAACCACAAGATGATACACCGGTCCTGCGAAAAAGTTATTAG
- the ravW gene encoding Dot/Icm T4SS effector RavW produces the protein MKQKIDYIARYFKLMSPIINREEINNIVKAQDELEITGAPEHGSHKLSIVKELETGFEYVQKQTKNQTETEKEFMMASFLNKVNPNHPKCKLVETNNGSVSILSRKQENTQDVEQFVRAGRTNELLEKKVIGLEDTLIADNILGKQSDTKLANMLVKDEGDTLVFSNIDHERANLPTFSLFNSGQRRYPTSAHELVSGIADLYEPSDDNRSGLAGDKRAKEFGEVATKVIKQEKIKSAYEKVANADIDSVYKKCSSLSQNSTFFGGKNNCNAYRQYFKEIQKEAADTVSKFDLKK, from the coding sequence ATGAAACAAAAAATTGATTACATTGCACGATATTTTAAACTGATGTCTCCTATTATTAATAGAGAAGAAATTAATAATATTGTTAAAGCTCAAGATGAACTTGAAATTACTGGAGCACCAGAACATGGATCACATAAACTTTCTATAGTTAAAGAGCTAGAAACAGGATTTGAGTACGTTCAAAAACAGACAAAAAATCAAACCGAAACTGAAAAAGAATTTATGATGGCAAGTTTTCTAAATAAGGTCAATCCAAATCATCCAAAATGTAAACTAGTAGAAACTAATAATGGTTCAGTCAGTATCTTATCTCGCAAACAAGAAAACACACAAGATGTTGAGCAATTTGTTCGAGCAGGAAGAACAAATGAATTATTAGAGAAAAAGGTGATTGGTCTTGAAGATACGTTAATAGCGGATAATATTTTAGGCAAACAGTCAGATACTAAACTGGCGAATATGCTTGTGAAAGATGAAGGTGATACCTTAGTTTTTTCTAATATTGATCATGAGCGAGCTAATTTACCCACGTTTAGTTTATTTAATTCGGGACAAAGGAGATATCCAACTTCTGCTCATGAATTAGTTAGCGGTATTGCCGATCTATACGAGCCTAGTGATGATAACCGTTCGGGTCTTGCTGGTGATAAACGAGCAAAAGAATTTGGAGAGGTGGCCACGAAAGTAATAAAACAAGAAAAAATTAAATCAGCTTATGAAAAAGTTGCAAATGCCGATATAGATTCGGTGTATAAAAAATGCAGCTCTTTATCTCAAAACAGTACGTTTTTTGGAGGTAAAAATAATTGTAACGCCTATCGGCAATATTTCAAGGAAATCCAGAAAGAGGCGGCAGACACTGTGTCAAAATTTGATTTGAAAAAATAA
- the lspE gene encoding GspE family T2SS ATPase variant LspE has translation MENEEKSLKIPYSFAKSNGIVVGEIQENLAIVYHLPNTPLQAFAEIKRLLQCELDLKQVDESTFQQHLANIYQSKSSILDAAEGMEEDMDLSMLASQLPVSEDLLENQDDAPIIRLLNALFTQAIKQKASDIHIETYEDRVLVRNRIDGVLQEVLEIQRAIAPLVISRVKVMAKLDIAEKRIPQDGRISLRIGGHNIDVRVSTLPSNHGERVVLRILDKQAAQLDLNLLGMPEHTLKTVRQMIAEPHGIILVTGPTGSGKTTSLYAMLTELNQVTRNILTIEDPIEYDLPGVGQTQVNTKVQMTFAKGLRAILRQDPDVVMIGEIRDLETAEIAVQASLTGHLVLSTLHTNTALGALTRLHDMGVESFLLSSSIVGLIAQRLVRKLCSHCKTPHELRQEEKELMGLKPDADVSQVFEPKGCDYCNHLGYKGRTGIYELIIVDETLRGMIHRNENIQTMENYLRPTTPSIREDGFKRVLCGDTSLAEILRVTSQN, from the coding sequence ATGGAAAATGAAGAAAAATCACTTAAAATTCCTTACAGTTTTGCCAAAAGCAATGGAATTGTTGTGGGAGAAATACAAGAAAATCTGGCTATTGTCTATCATTTACCTAACACACCACTGCAGGCTTTCGCTGAGATAAAAAGATTATTGCAATGCGAACTTGATCTAAAACAAGTCGATGAATCCACTTTTCAGCAACATTTAGCCAATATTTACCAATCTAAATCTTCAATACTGGATGCCGCAGAAGGCATGGAAGAAGATATGGATTTATCCATGTTGGCCAGTCAACTTCCAGTCAGTGAAGACTTATTGGAAAACCAAGACGATGCCCCAATTATCCGCTTACTAAACGCTCTGTTTACCCAAGCGATTAAACAAAAAGCATCTGATATACACATTGAAACTTATGAAGACAGAGTATTGGTGCGCAATCGAATTGATGGTGTTCTGCAAGAGGTCCTTGAAATTCAACGAGCTATCGCTCCTTTGGTCATTTCCAGAGTTAAGGTGATGGCCAAATTGGATATCGCCGAAAAGAGAATTCCTCAAGATGGTCGAATTTCATTGCGTATAGGAGGACACAATATTGATGTCAGGGTCTCAACTTTACCCTCAAACCATGGAGAGCGAGTGGTTTTAAGGATATTGGATAAACAAGCTGCTCAACTGGATTTAAATCTTTTGGGTATGCCTGAACATACATTAAAAACAGTACGACAAATGATTGCTGAACCTCATGGCATTATTTTAGTCACTGGCCCAACAGGTTCAGGCAAGACAACATCTCTCTATGCTATGCTCACCGAACTAAATCAGGTGACTCGTAATATTTTAACCATTGAAGATCCCATTGAATATGACCTGCCTGGTGTAGGACAAACGCAGGTTAATACTAAAGTTCAAATGACTTTTGCCAAAGGATTAAGGGCTATATTACGTCAAGATCCGGATGTTGTCATGATAGGAGAAATCCGTGATTTGGAAACGGCTGAAATTGCTGTTCAAGCCAGCTTAACAGGGCATTTGGTACTATCAACCCTTCATACCAATACCGCATTGGGAGCATTAACTCGCCTGCATGATATGGGAGTTGAGTCTTTTTTATTGTCATCCAGTATAGTCGGCCTCATTGCACAACGTTTGGTAAGGAAATTATGCTCTCATTGCAAAACACCCCATGAATTAAGACAGGAAGAAAAGGAGTTAATGGGCCTTAAACCTGATGCTGATGTATCTCAGGTCTTTGAACCCAAGGGATGCGACTATTGCAACCACTTGGGTTATAAGGGAAGAACAGGAATTTATGAATTAATTATCGTAGATGAAACCCTGAGAGGAATGATTCATCGTAATGAAAATATTCAAACGATGGAAAATTATTTACGACCCACCACTCCAAGCATCCGTGAAGATGGTTTTAAAAGAGTATTATGTGGCGATACGTCACTTGCAGAAATTTTAAGAGTAACCTCTCAAAACTAA